In Synechocystis sp. PCC 6714, the following are encoded in one genomic region:
- a CDS encoding STAS domain-containing protein: MPFNPQVVTRDVFRPQGTLSAAVTADFQADLQSWLAATPSSLLVIDFSQVDFLDSAILVVLINAYKELQSQKRTLMLSGVSPELKIIFELTQLNQIFSIHGSPEAAFTSLENLSLAA, encoded by the coding sequence ATGCCGTTTAACCCCCAGGTTGTGACCAGGGATGTTTTCCGTCCCCAGGGTACCTTGAGTGCCGCTGTCACCGCAGACTTTCAAGCCGATTTACAAAGCTGGTTAGCCGCCACCCCAAGTTCATTGCTGGTGATCGACTTTAGCCAAGTCGATTTCCTCGATAGTGCCATTTTGGTGGTCCTGATCAATGCCTACAAGGAACTCCAAAGCCAAAAGAGAACGCTGATGCTGAGTGGTGTTTCACCGGAACTGAAAATTATTTTTGAGTTGACCCAACTAAATCAAATTTTTTCCATCCACGGCAGTCCTGAAGCCGCCTTCACTAGTTTAGAAAATTTGTCCTTGGCTGCTTAG
- a CDS encoding N-acetylmuramoyl-L-alanine amidase, which translates to MTDIPPCLKKSLGLICASLLSLPGLSVAAWAGSLEYWKFDLRDSRLDIITDKDVSPQVNVLRNPTRVVVDLPGIEHRGPTVYKPLTQYVREARVGRWNNNSTRIVLELTEPFTVKPWEVQVRGLAPNRWYARLPTILQPSEYSLPQDTVAVNVPAPAPRPLRRFTVVLDAGHGGRDPGAIGQRGIREKDVVLAITRGVARELEKQGIGVVMTRNNDVFVSLQGRVQRASAARGDIFVSIHANSVGLGRPEVNGVETYYFQTGRALAQSIHRSILQRLNVRDRRVRQARFYVLRNTSMPSTLVEVGFVTGSQDSQNLSNPRFQQQMAEAIAAGIVQYLK; encoded by the coding sequence ATGACTGATATCCCCCCTTGCTTGAAAAAGAGTCTGGGCCTGATTTGTGCCAGCTTGCTCAGTTTACCTGGGTTGTCCGTGGCCGCCTGGGCGGGATCTTTGGAATATTGGAAATTCGATTTACGGGATAGTCGCCTAGACATTATCACCGATAAAGATGTAAGTCCCCAAGTGAACGTACTCCGGAATCCAACCCGGGTAGTGGTGGATTTACCGGGCATTGAGCACCGGGGCCCCACCGTTTATAAGCCCCTGACCCAATACGTGAGGGAAGCTAGGGTTGGTCGATGGAATAATAACTCCACCCGCATTGTCTTGGAGTTGACGGAACCCTTTACTGTCAAGCCTTGGGAAGTGCAAGTCCGGGGTCTGGCTCCCAACCGTTGGTATGCCCGCTTACCCACTATTCTCCAGCCCTCGGAGTATAGTTTGCCCCAGGATACGGTGGCGGTGAATGTGCCGGCCCCGGCTCCCCGGCCCCTACGACGTTTTACGGTGGTTTTGGATGCGGGCCATGGGGGCAGAGATCCAGGGGCGATCGGACAACGGGGCATACGGGAAAAAGATGTGGTGCTGGCCATCACTAGGGGAGTGGCCAGGGAGTTGGAAAAACAGGGCATTGGCGTGGTCATGACCCGTAACAATGATGTTTTTGTTTCTCTTCAGGGACGGGTACAAAGGGCTTCTGCGGCCCGGGGCGATATTTTTGTTAGCATCCATGCCAATTCAGTCGGCCTAGGACGGCCAGAAGTGAATGGGGTGGAAACCTATTATTTTCAAACGGGCAGGGCTTTAGCCCAGAGTATCCACCGCAGTATCCTACAACGGCTCAATGTCCGCGATCGCCGGGTGAGACAAGCTCGGTTCTATGTTTTACGCAACACTTCCATGCCCTCTACCCTAGTGGAGGTGGGTTTCGTTACGGGTAGTCAAGATAGCCAAAACCTCAGTAATCCCCGTTTTCAACAGCAAATGGCCGAGGCGATCGCCGCCGGTATCGTACAGTATTTGAAGTAA
- a CDS encoding membrane protein, which yields MSLLSPLLSLPKRRYWAIALAVISAVLPWPIAGLHKLYLGQPIWAGVYWLLWNTPIPRIACAIDAVWYFVQGEEEFNRQFNALEGNWQQSGHSLQPSQQVITMAEAMRELEQLRLEGLLTEYEFEQKRRQLLG from the coding sequence ATGTCCTTGCTAAGTCCTCTCCTATCTTTGCCGAAACGTCGCTACTGGGCGATCGCCTTGGCGGTGATATCGGCGGTACTGCCCTGGCCCATCGCTGGATTACACAAACTCTACTTGGGCCAACCGATTTGGGCGGGGGTCTATTGGCTATTGTGGAATACTCCCATACCCAGAATTGCTTGCGCCATCGATGCAGTCTGGTACTTTGTCCAGGGAGAGGAGGAATTTAATCGCCAATTCAACGCACTGGAGGGAAATTGGCAACAGAGTGGGCATAGTCTACAACCATCCCAACAGGTAATCACCATGGCCGAAGCAATGCGAGAGTTGGAACAGTTGCGACTAGAAGGGCTGTTGACGGAATATGAATTTGAGCAAAAACGACGGCAATTATTGGGCTAA
- a CDS encoding DUF1825 family protein: protein MSFFDSDIIQQEAKQLFEDYQSLTKLGSDYGKFDRDGKIIFIEQMEALMDRYKVFMKRFELSDDFMAKMTVEQMKTQLGQFGMSPQQMFDQMNFTLERMKAEIR, encoded by the coding sequence ATGAGTTTTTTTGATTCAGATATCATTCAACAGGAAGCCAAACAGTTGTTTGAAGACTATCAATCTTTGACCAAATTGGGCAGTGATTATGGCAAATTTGATCGGGACGGCAAAATAATTTTTATTGAGCAGATGGAAGCCCTAATGGACCGCTACAAAGTTTTTATGAAACGCTTCGAACTTTCTGACGATTTCATGGCTAAAATGACCGTGGAACAAATGAAAACCCAACTGGGGCAGTTTGGTATGTCACCCCAACAAATGTTCGACCAAATGAATTTCACCCTAGAAAGGATGAAGGCCGAAATTCGTTAG
- a CDS encoding CsgG/HfaB family protein — MTAQAQSKPTISVPEFKNDTNMSWWWWTGNTSRELADALSNELTSTGNFQVVERQNLGSVLSEQELAELGLTRPETSAQKGQLTGAQYIVLGRVTAYQEGVSSESGGNNFGLNLGLFSIGNSERQAKQEAYVAIDLRVVDSTTGEVVYARTVEGRATDTAASSANNVNILGIVNTGQDNQSEAKAPVGKALRAGLVEITDYLSCVMVEQDGCVQEYQDKEKRRREKTKDTLLLE, encoded by the coding sequence TTGACTGCCCAAGCCCAGAGCAAGCCCACTATTTCTGTACCGGAATTTAAAAATGATACCAACATGAGTTGGTGGTGGTGGACTGGTAACACTTCCCGTGAACTCGCCGATGCCCTCAGCAATGAACTGACCTCCACTGGTAATTTTCAAGTGGTAGAAAGGCAAAATTTGGGCAGTGTTCTGTCGGAGCAAGAATTAGCAGAATTAGGACTAACCAGGCCAGAAACTTCAGCCCAAAAAGGACAATTAACGGGGGCCCAATACATCGTCTTAGGCAGAGTTACCGCCTATCAAGAGGGCGTAAGTTCGGAGTCTGGGGGCAACAACTTCGGACTTAACCTGGGACTTTTCAGCATTGGCAACAGCGAGCGTCAAGCCAAACAGGAAGCCTATGTCGCCATTGATCTGCGGGTAGTTGATAGCACCACTGGGGAAGTGGTATATGCCAGAACCGTAGAGGGTCGCGCCACCGACACCGCCGCCAGTTCTGCTAACAACGTCAATATTTTAGGTATCGTCAATACAGGTCAAGACAATCAAAGTGAGGCAAAAGCCCCAGTGGGTAAGGCTTTGAGGGCTGGATTGGTGGAGATTACTGATTACCTTAGTTGTGTGATGGTGGAGCAGGATGGTTGCGTCCAAGAGTATCAAGATAAGGAAAAGAGGCGTCGGGAAAAAACTAAGGACACTCTACTCTTGGAATAG
- a CDS encoding DUF1036 domain-containing protein produces the protein MVSKGLLSATVMALGTALVGAIFTPAPALAGKSCNYLNTNLSMAQGYENQNGVWVSEGWWVLEPGECVVYSDNAFTYFKIRDGVAPNRKAMEEMAGSESIKLCQVNDRFTVFQSDNGSVCRDAGGNTQVFTNPGTNLELIRSTGRF, from the coding sequence ATGGTTAGTAAAGGATTGTTGTCTGCGACGGTAATGGCTTTAGGAACGGCGTTGGTGGGCGCAATTTTCACTCCGGCCCCAGCCCTGGCGGGGAAAAGCTGTAACTATCTCAATACCAATTTGTCCATGGCCCAGGGCTATGAAAACCAGAATGGGGTTTGGGTGAGTGAAGGCTGGTGGGTGTTGGAACCCGGAGAATGCGTAGTTTACTCCGACAATGCCTTTACCTATTTTAAAATTCGGGACGGAGTCGCCCCCAACCGCAAGGCTATGGAGGAAATGGCAGGCAGTGAATCGATTAAGTTGTGCCAGGTTAATGATCGTTTTACCGTTTTTCAATCTGATAATGGTTCTGTTTGCCGCGATGCGGGGGGCAATACCCAAGTATTTACCAACCCAGGTACTAATCTGGAACTAATTAGGTCCACTGGTCGTTTTTAA